From the Myripristis murdjan chromosome 14, fMyrMur1.1, whole genome shotgun sequence genome, one window contains:
- the ca4c gene encoding carbonic anhydrase IV c: protein MSLAAQWCYQSQYSCDDTCRDPGHWAAQFPSCGGLRQSPINIVTSKVHVNTALPPLNFIGHTNRINITVENLGHSAHFALPHSVRLSGGALPGHYRAFQFHFHWGVNGGPGSEHTIDGERFPMELHIVHVKEPYGSLTEAEHDMAGIALLAFLFEETTDDHPHIDTVIDALGRVQNNGSRTVITDFRLSDIIPSAKELHSYYRYVGSMTTPGCEQAVAWTLFHKTLPISNRQLVAIAQKCRFWTGQPMTDIFRPTQPLDGRVVYQSMASSLLPDVILLWLGVFCGRWITCLIH from the exons ACCCGGGTCACTGGGCAGCTCAGTTTCCAAGCTGTGGAGGATTACGTCAGTCACCTATCAACATTGTCACCAGCAAAGTGCATGTCAACACCGCCCTGCCACCCCTCAACTTTATAGGTCACACAAACAGGATCAACATCACAGTGGAGAACCTGGGACACTCTG CCCACTTTGCCCTGCCTCATTCTGTCCGTCTGAGTGGAGGGGCTCTGCCAGGTCACTACAGGGCCTTCCAGTTTCATTTCCACTGGGGTGTAAATGGAGGACCGGGATCAGAACACAcgatagatggagagagattcCCCATGGAG CTTCATATAGTCCATGTCAAGGAGCCATATGGTTCTCTGACAGAAGCAGAGCACGATATGGCTGGTATAGCTCTGCTCGCCTTCCTGTTTGAG GAAACTACAGACGATCACCCTCATATCGACACAGTGATAGATGCTTTAGGCCGAGTACAAAACAACG GCAGCAGAACAGTGATCACAGACTTCCGGCTCAGTGACATCATTCCATCTGCAAAGGAGCTCCACAGCTACTATCGCTATGTGGGCTCCATGACAACACCAGGCTGTGAGCAGGCGGTTGCCTGGACGCTGTTCCACAAGACCCTGCCCATCAGTAACAGACAG ctgGTGGCGATAGCTCAAAAGTGTCGATTTTGGACCGGCCAGCCCATGACCGACATCTTCCGGCCAACGCAGCCTCTAGATGGCCGAGTTGTTTATCAGTCCATGGCAAGTTCACTTCTGCCTGATGTGATCCTGCTGTGGCTGGGAGTTTTCTGTGGGCGGTGGATTACCTGTCTGATACACTGA